A genome region from Candidatus Dormiibacterota bacterium includes the following:
- a CDS encoding branched-chain amino acid ABC transporter permease gives MDFFVQLFTNPVGFYNAHELLIAQMGINAILALAIFVTFYSGQLTLANAGFMAIGAYTTVIMNTYLPTPLPLDMLAGALLAGAVSVLVGLPVLRLRGVFLAIATIGFVEALRLGVILNLPITGEGQGLKNETADPLGGIVPILISLPILTYLVWRLTRTRLGQAWAAIREDELAASSNGINVPVYKMIAFIISAILAGYAGALETHINFFVDPTEYSVTRTIQILTFAVVGGTTNVIGPIVGAVFLTALPEIVRQFAAYRDVVNGVILILVIIFRPQGIVGRGGLAIIAPRWWTRWRAHERPAAAH, from the coding sequence GTGGACTTCTTCGTTCAGCTGTTCACCAACCCGGTCGGCTTCTACAACGCGCACGAGCTCCTGATCGCGCAGATGGGCATCAACGCCATCCTGGCGCTCGCCATTTTCGTCACGTTCTACTCCGGACAGCTCACCCTTGCCAATGCCGGCTTCATGGCGATTGGCGCCTACACCACCGTCATCATGAACACGTACTTGCCGACGCCGCTGCCGCTCGACATGCTGGCGGGCGCGTTGCTGGCGGGTGCGGTCAGCGTCCTGGTGGGCCTGCCGGTGCTGCGCCTGCGCGGGGTGTTTCTCGCGATCGCCACCATCGGCTTCGTCGAGGCGCTTCGGCTGGGCGTCATCCTCAACCTACCGATTACCGGTGAAGGCCAGGGCTTGAAGAATGAGACCGCGGATCCCCTGGGCGGCATTGTCCCGATCTTGATCTCTTTGCCAATCCTGACCTACCTCGTGTGGCGGCTGACGCGGACGCGGCTCGGGCAGGCCTGGGCGGCGATCCGCGAGGACGAGCTGGCGGCTTCCAGCAATGGGATCAACGTGCCCGTCTACAAGATGATCGCCTTCATCATCAGCGCCATCCTCGCCGGCTATGCCGGGGCACTCGAGACGCACATCAATTTCTTCGTCGACCCCACCGAGTACAGCGTGACCCGCACGATCCAGATCCTCACCTTCGCCGTGGTTGGAGGAACAACCAACGTGATCGGCCCGATCGTGGGCGCGGTTTTCCTCACCGCGTTGCCAGAGATCGTGCGACAGTTTGCCGCCTACCGAGACGTCGTCAACGGCGTCATCCTGATCCTCGTCATCATCTTCCGGCCCCAGGGGATCGTCGGCCGGGGTGGCCTCGCCATCATCGCGCCTCGCTGGTGGACGCGCTGGAGAGCGCATGAACGCCCTGCTGCAGCTCACTAA
- a CDS encoding ATP-binding cassette domain-containing protein, whose product MNALLQLTNVNRSFGGVHAVDDVSLEIEEGTIFGLIGPNGAGKTTLVNLVTGYIRPQSGSIRLQRGGNGTELARRPPHAVAGLGVARTFQTLRLYRNLTAIENVLVGMHLRRRDDTLQQLIPIPALLKEDHLRLKQARELLARVGLPPESFGDRRAATLSYGDQRRLEVARALALNPHLLILDEPAAGMNPAEKDRVRALIQQLNQDGLTVLLIDHDMRLVMSVCRHIAVLNFGRKIADGPPATVSQDPTVITAYLGSQAQKTAAHVPGSEEMDVAATSTAVAAEPASPLLDVRDLQVSYGAIQAVRGVSFGVGKGEIVALIGANGAGKSTILNSLSGVLRPHSGVARFGELDLTTAPPDRIVRQGLVQVPEGREILARLTVRENLELGAWARRDGRSAHREIEGLMEQFPILGQRRDLPAGQLSGGEQQILAIARGLLAQPKLLLLDEPSLGLAPQMVDTVFEVIQRIHNDGVTILLVEQNALRALEIADRAYVVETGRILLSGTGAALRRNPEVQKAYLGG is encoded by the coding sequence ATGAACGCCCTGCTGCAGCTCACTAACGTCAACCGTTCGTTCGGCGGCGTGCATGCCGTCGACGACGTGTCGCTGGAGATCGAGGAAGGGACCATCTTCGGCTTGATCGGTCCCAACGGCGCCGGCAAGACGACACTTGTCAACCTGGTAACCGGCTACATCCGTCCGCAGTCGGGCAGCATCCGATTGCAGCGGGGCGGAAACGGCACCGAGCTGGCGCGGCGACCGCCGCACGCCGTCGCGGGCCTGGGTGTGGCGCGCACCTTCCAGACGCTGCGCCTTTACCGCAACCTGACGGCAATCGAGAACGTCCTCGTCGGCATGCATCTCCGCCGGCGTGATGACACGCTGCAGCAGCTGATCCCCATCCCGGCACTGCTCAAGGAGGACCACCTCCGGTTGAAGCAGGCACGTGAGCTGCTGGCGCGCGTCGGCCTGCCGCCCGAGTCGTTCGGCGACCGGCGGGCCGCCACCCTGTCGTACGGCGACCAGCGGCGGCTCGAAGTCGCGCGGGCGCTCGCGCTCAATCCGCATCTGCTGATCCTCGACGAGCCCGCCGCCGGAATGAACCCGGCCGAGAAGGACCGAGTTCGCGCGCTGATCCAGCAGCTCAACCAGGATGGCTTGACGGTGCTGCTCATCGACCACGACATGAGGCTGGTGATGAGTGTCTGCCGCCACATCGCGGTTCTCAACTTTGGACGGAAGATCGCGGACGGTCCGCCCGCCACGGTTTCCCAGGACCCCACCGTGATCACGGCGTATCTCGGGAGCCAGGCCCAGAAGACTGCGGCGCACGTCCCCGGGTCCGAAGAGATGGACGTGGCGGCCACCTCGACGGCCGTCGCCGCCGAGCCGGCCTCTCCCCTCCTCGATGTTCGCGACCTCCAGGTTTCGTATGGCGCGATCCAGGCGGTGCGTGGCGTCTCGTTCGGCGTCGGCAAGGGGGAGATCGTCGCCCTCATCGGAGCGAATGGAGCCGGGAAATCGACCATTCTCAATTCGCTGTCGGGCGTGCTGCGGCCGCATTCGGGCGTGGCGCGATTCGGCGAGCTCGATCTCACGACGGCGCCGCCCGACCGGATCGTCCGGCAGGGGCTGGTCCAGGTACCGGAGGGGCGCGAGATCCTGGCGCGTTTGACGGTCCGCGAAAACCTCGAGCTCGGCGCGTGGGCGCGACGAGACGGCCGCTCGGCCCATCGCGAGATCGAGGGATTGATGGAGCAGTTCCCGATCCTGGGCCAGCGGCGGGATTTGCCGGCCGGGCAGCTCTCCGGAGGCGAGCAGCAGATCCTCGCGATCGCGCGCGGACTCCTGGCGCAACCCAAGCTCTTGCTGCTGGACGAACCATCGCTGGGGCTCGCCCCCCAGATGGTGGACACCGTCTTCGAGGTGATCCAGCGCATCCACAACGACGGCGTCACCATCCTGCTGGTCGAGCAGAACGCCTTACGCGCGCTCGAGATCGCGGATCGGGCCTACGTCGTCGAGACCGGCCGCATCCTGCTTAGCGGAACCGGAGCGGCGCTTCGACGAAATCCCGAGGTCCAGAAGGCGTACCTTGGCGGTTGA
- a CDS encoding DinB family protein: MNRALLELYRHKTWATLRVIEFCQGLVGDHLDATIPGTYGTVRETLRHLVDSEEGYLSIVTRHPFRTKEAAAAFTRPDQMPDGPIPLDELAERIRRMGPQWETLAQDSDVPDREVTATNGWRLPAAVPMAQAIHHGDVHRAHVLSILGARGLEVPELDVWEYDRSVAPWQELPGASP; encoded by the coding sequence ATGAACCGTGCGCTCCTCGAGCTGTATCGACACAAGACCTGGGCGACCCTGCGAGTGATCGAGTTTTGCCAGGGCCTCGTCGGCGACCACCTGGACGCCACCATCCCCGGCACCTATGGGACGGTTCGCGAAACACTGCGGCACCTGGTCGATTCAGAGGAGGGCTACCTCTCGATCGTGACCCGCCATCCGTTCCGTACCAAAGAGGCGGCCGCCGCCTTCACCCGACCCGACCAAATGCCTGATGGGCCGATTCCACTGGATGAGCTCGCAGAGCGCATCCGACGCATGGGTCCGCAATGGGAGACGCTAGCCCAAGACTCGGACGTGCCGGACCGCGAGGTCACCGCGACGAACGGCTGGCGTTTGCCGGCGGCGGTGCCGATGGCACAGGCGATCCACCACGGCGACGTTCACCGCGCCCATGTCCTCTCGATCCTTGGCGCGCGTGGGCTCGAGGTTCCAGAGCTGGACGTCTGGGAATACGATCGGTCGGTGGCCCCGTGGCAGGAGCTACCCGGCGCCTCGCCCTGA
- a CDS encoding RNA polymerase sigma factor — MVEEEQGKKLDDSTAFEASLRKYARSMLQYADFVLHDLSAAEDAVQEAFVIAWQRRESLREESAFGPWLRRIVLRECLRWRRRPWVRWLTLTEHVVSREPQPDATQSLDVGRAVARLSPQLRAVIFLHFFEDLTLKAVATELHIPEGTAKTRLYEALRRLEGSLAGYSAPSEQVTR, encoded by the coding sequence ATGGTGGAAGAAGAGCAGGGAAAGAAGCTGGATGATTCCACAGCCTTTGAGGCGTCATTGCGGAAATACGCTCGCTCCATGCTCCAGTACGCGGACTTTGTCCTCCATGATCTCAGCGCCGCCGAAGATGCTGTCCAGGAGGCCTTTGTGATTGCCTGGCAACGTCGGGAAAGCTTGCGGGAGGAATCCGCATTCGGCCCATGGCTGCGCCGGATCGTCCTTCGCGAGTGCCTGCGCTGGCGACGGCGTCCATGGGTTCGCTGGCTGACGCTCACGGAGCACGTCGTGAGCCGGGAGCCTCAGCCCGATGCCACGCAGAGTCTGGACGTTGGGCGCGCGGTCGCCAGGCTGTCCCCGCAGTTGCGTGCCGTCATCTTTCTGCACTTCTTCGAAGACCTGACGCTTAAGGCAGTCGCGACCGAACTTCACATTCCAGAGGGCACCGCGAAAACCCGCCTCTATGAAGCGCTACGGCGACTTGAGGGCTCCCTAGCAGGCTATTCGGCGCCCAGCGAGCAGGTGACGCGATGA